The proteins below are encoded in one region of Nitrospira lenta:
- the infC gene encoding translation initiation factor IF-3, which yields MNREIRVREVRVIGPEGEQLGILPTPDALRQAQEGGYDLVEVAPTAAPPVCRIMDYGKYKFELSKKDHQNRRHQKSTQVKEIKLRPRTDKHDLGIKIRQIKEFLADGNKTKVTLTFRGREMANQEMGRSLMNMVIAEMTETGTIEYAPRMEGRSLIMIVAPKN from the coding sequence GTGAACCGCGAAATTCGAGTGCGAGAGGTTCGAGTCATCGGTCCCGAAGGAGAGCAACTGGGGATCCTCCCCACGCCAGACGCGTTGCGCCAGGCCCAGGAGGGCGGCTACGACCTCGTGGAAGTTGCTCCGACGGCAGCGCCGCCGGTTTGCCGGATCATGGATTACGGCAAATACAAATTCGAGCTCAGCAAGAAGGACCATCAGAATCGACGTCACCAAAAGTCGACCCAGGTCAAAGAAATCAAGCTTCGGCCGCGCACCGATAAGCACGACTTAGGCATCAAGATCCGTCAGATCAAGGAATTTTTGGCTGACGGGAACAAGACCAAGGTCACATTGACGTTTCGTGGCCGTGAAATGGCCAATCAAGAGATGGGCCGGTCACTGATGAATATGGTGATCGCCGAAATGACTGAAACCGGAACCATTGAGTATGCCCCACGCATGGAAGGCCGCAGCCTCATCATGATCGTGGCACCAAAAAATTAG
- the rpmI gene encoding 50S ribosomal protein L35 has protein sequence MKTKAKTHKGAKKRFSRTGSGKIVRRKAGKRHLLSHKKSDQKRRLSRTAVVDATSTLSLNRLLPYN, from the coding sequence ATGAAAACCAAAGCCAAGACACACAAAGGGGCCAAAAAGCGATTTTCCCGCACTGGAAGTGGGAAAATTGTCCGACGGAAAGCCGGAAAGCGGCATTTGTTAAGCCATAAGAAAAGCGATCAAAAGCGCCGGTTAAGCAGAACCGCCGTGGTGGATGCTACTTCCACCTTGTCTTTGAACCGCCTCTTGCCGTATAACTAA
- the rplT gene encoding 50S ribosomal protein L20, which yields MPRAKGGPKTRARRKKRLKLAKGQYGAKSRLFRSATESVDKGQQYAYDGRKNRKRDFRRLWIARISAAVRAQGLTYGRFINALKKAEILLDRKVLSDMAIKDAAGFEKLVGLAKQHLTPIAA from the coding sequence ATGCCCCGCGCAAAAGGTGGACCGAAAACTAGAGCGAGACGGAAGAAGCGGCTGAAACTAGCAAAGGGACAGTACGGCGCAAAAAGCCGGTTGTTCCGATCAGCGACTGAATCAGTTGATAAGGGACAGCAATACGCGTATGACGGACGAAAGAATCGGAAGCGTGACTTCCGGCGTTTGTGGATTGCACGCATCAGCGCAGCCGTCCGGGCACAGGGACTGACCTACGGTCGGTTTATCAATGCCCTCAAGAAAGCAGAAATCCTGCTGGATCGCAAAGTCCTCTCCGACATGGCGATCAAGGATGCCGCTGGCTTTGAGAAGTTGGTCGGACTGGCCAAGCAACACCTGACTCCGATCGCGGCGTAA
- a CDS encoding helix-turn-helix domain-containing protein, translating into MSVPTSAFSILLLTADADVHAHFKAVFGNASVTMVQDADSLPKDLPKLPYDAVVVEAHTGQGLSEVLPVQIDPAQTLVIVGSRTVLKRAPAMIQMMSQRHEESQKGKGHDLSLEDFLDQKMGDFVKGMHNGAAKNLHPMLISAVERPLISSALRETQGNQIQAAELLGLNRNTLRKKITNLHIPLKRSRVKTTGSS; encoded by the coding sequence ATGTCGGTTCCCACATCGGCTTTTTCCATTCTGTTACTGACGGCGGATGCCGATGTCCACGCTCACTTCAAAGCCGTTTTCGGGAATGCCTCCGTCACAATGGTTCAGGATGCCGACTCGCTCCCTAAAGATCTCCCGAAACTCCCCTATGATGCTGTAGTGGTGGAAGCTCACACTGGGCAGGGCCTCTCCGAAGTACTTCCCGTTCAGATTGATCCCGCACAAACTTTGGTCATCGTGGGATCACGGACGGTGCTGAAGCGGGCTCCGGCTATGATCCAAATGATGAGCCAGCGCCACGAGGAATCCCAGAAGGGCAAAGGACACGACCTCTCATTGGAAGACTTCCTCGACCAGAAAATGGGTGATTTCGTGAAGGGGATGCATAACGGCGCGGCCAAGAATCTTCATCCGATGCTGATTTCCGCCGTCGAGCGCCCCCTGATCTCCTCTGCGCTACGCGAAACTCAAGGCAATCAAATTCAAGCGGCTGAATTACTGGGCCTCAATCGAAATACGTTGAGAAAGAAAATTACGAATCTCCATATTCCATTGAAGCGGAGTCGCGTAAAAACCACCGGCTCCTCCTAG
- the thrS gene encoding threonine--tRNA ligase has product MKITLKGGNSQVLEKGQTVGAALKACGLSVGSDVLAAKVNGIVVDLSRPLTEDAVIEPVRFDSAEGREVYRHSSTHIMAQAVKEVFPTAQVTIGPALEDSFFYDFAFERPFTPEDLEKIEARVREIIKRNLPVTRKELSKQEAIQFFQSRGEAYKVELIQGFPEHEPITAYSQGEFVDLCRGPHLPATGHVGAFKLLTTAGAYWRGDERNPMLQRIYGTSFPTQAELDAYLARLEEIKRRDHRKVGKELDLITIQDEIGPGLVLWHPKGALVRLLIENFWREQHIKDGYDLVYSPHIARLDLWKTSGHVDYYRENMFAPMKLEGSEYQLKPMNCPYHIMIYKSHLRSYRDLPIRYGELGTVYRYERTGVLHGLLRVRGFTQDDAHLFCRPDQIQDEVSRVLDFTFFVLKSFGFADFEIFLSTRPEKSVGSDDKWILATDSLEGALKSRGIAFHLDEGGGAFYGPKIDIKIKDALGRSWQCSTIQVDFNNPERFELSYIGEDGKSHQPIMIHRALMGSIERFFGILVEHYGGAFPTWLAPVQVVVMAITDNQREYVNTVVAQLKAAGFRADADLRNEKIGFKIREAEKAKVPYMLVAGDREVQSGTLSVRGRSGANLGNMTGAAVIDLLRNDVTRAQPELQPTH; this is encoded by the coding sequence ATGAAGATCACTCTCAAAGGCGGGAATAGCCAGGTCCTGGAAAAAGGACAGACCGTGGGAGCGGCCTTGAAGGCCTGCGGCCTATCGGTCGGATCCGATGTCCTCGCCGCCAAAGTCAATGGAATCGTTGTTGATCTGTCACGGCCGCTGACTGAAGACGCTGTCATAGAGCCAGTCCGGTTCGATTCGGCTGAAGGGCGAGAGGTTTACCGCCATAGCAGCACCCACATCATGGCGCAGGCCGTGAAAGAAGTATTTCCCACGGCACAGGTCACCATCGGTCCGGCGCTTGAAGATAGTTTCTTTTACGACTTCGCCTTTGAGCGGCCTTTTACGCCGGAAGATCTCGAGAAAATCGAGGCTCGCGTCCGCGAGATCATCAAACGGAACCTGCCGGTCACCAGGAAAGAACTGTCGAAACAAGAAGCCATTCAGTTTTTCCAATCCCGCGGCGAAGCTTACAAAGTCGAATTGATCCAAGGATTCCCTGAGCATGAGCCGATCACGGCCTATAGCCAGGGCGAGTTTGTTGATCTCTGTCGCGGACCTCACCTCCCCGCCACCGGTCACGTCGGCGCATTTAAGCTCCTGACGACCGCCGGCGCCTACTGGCGCGGAGATGAGCGCAACCCGATGTTGCAACGGATCTACGGAACGTCCTTCCCGACCCAGGCCGAACTCGACGCCTATTTAGCGCGCCTGGAAGAGATCAAACGCCGCGATCATCGCAAGGTCGGAAAAGAACTCGATCTGATTACCATCCAAGATGAAATCGGTCCAGGCTTAGTTCTCTGGCATCCGAAGGGCGCTCTCGTACGGCTCTTGATCGAGAATTTCTGGCGCGAACAGCACATCAAAGACGGCTACGATTTGGTCTACTCGCCCCACATTGCGCGGCTCGATTTGTGGAAGACAAGCGGTCACGTGGACTACTATCGGGAAAATATGTTTGCCCCGATGAAGCTGGAAGGCAGCGAGTACCAGCTCAAGCCGATGAACTGCCCCTACCACATCATGATTTACAAGTCGCACTTGCGGAGCTATCGGGATCTCCCTATCCGCTACGGCGAGCTTGGTACGGTGTATCGGTATGAACGCACGGGGGTCCTGCATGGCCTGTTGCGCGTCCGCGGCTTCACGCAAGATGATGCGCACCTCTTTTGCCGGCCCGATCAGATTCAAGATGAAGTCAGCCGAGTACTGGACTTCACCTTTTTTGTCTTAAAATCGTTCGGCTTCGCCGACTTTGAGATTTTCCTGTCAACCAGACCCGAAAAGTCAGTCGGCTCGGATGACAAATGGATTCTCGCGACAGATTCACTGGAGGGGGCGCTCAAGAGCCGAGGGATCGCCTTCCATTTGGATGAGGGTGGCGGCGCCTTCTACGGACCCAAAATCGACATTAAGATCAAGGACGCCCTTGGCCGATCCTGGCAATGCTCGACCATTCAGGTAGACTTCAACAATCCTGAACGGTTTGAGCTCAGCTATATCGGCGAGGATGGAAAATCTCACCAGCCCATCATGATCCATCGGGCCTTGATGGGATCCATCGAACGCTTTTTCGGCATTCTCGTCGAGCACTATGGCGGGGCCTTCCCGACCTGGCTGGCACCAGTCCAAGTCGTGGTCATGGCCATCACTGACAACCAGCGCGAATATGTGAACACCGTCGTCGCTCAGTTGAAAGCCGCAGGGTTTCGGGCTGATGCCGATCTGCGCAACGAAAAAATCGGCTTTAAGATTCGCGAAGCGGAGAAAGCCAAGGTCCCCTACATGCTCGTGGCGGGGGATCGGGAAGTCCAGAGCGGCACGCTCTCCGTCAGGGGACGGAGCGGGGCAAATCTCGGCAATATGACAGGGGCTGCAGTGATCGATCTTCTCAGGAACGACGTCACGCGCGCGCAGCCGGAGCTACAACCAACACACTAA
- a CDS encoding HU family DNA-binding protein produces MTKEELIAKMAASAGITKVAAGTALQAFTGAVTTSLKKGQRVSLVNFGTFTISKRKARMGRNPRTGESLKIPAAKVPKFSAGKELRSAVK; encoded by the coding sequence ATGACCAAGGAAGAGCTGATTGCGAAGATGGCAGCCTCCGCAGGAATCACCAAAGTCGCAGCGGGTACTGCACTGCAAGCCTTTACCGGCGCCGTTACCACGTCGCTAAAAAAAGGGCAGCGCGTTTCTCTGGTGAACTTCGGTACCTTTACGATTTCCAAGCGGAAGGCACGGATGGGCAGGAACCCGCGCACAGGAGAATCACTCAAAATTCCTGCCGCCAAGGTCCCGAAGTTCTCTGCAGGGAAGGAACTGCGTTCGGCAGTCAAGTAA
- a CDS encoding RrF2 family transcriptional regulator — MKVSHRATYGILAAVDLAMNGKEVPIQARTIARRQSIPVRFLEQVLHAMKKAGLVDSTRGAQGGYLLLRAPSELSVADLLEALDGPVFHDASQNGAGQNRRDTREQLLLGAVWEKVHQAERSVLSAITIDQLVDRQRELDQQQNPMYHI; from the coding sequence ATGAAAGTGTCGCATCGTGCAACATACGGAATATTGGCTGCTGTCGACCTCGCCATGAATGGGAAGGAAGTCCCTATCCAGGCGCGAACCATCGCCAGACGGCAATCTATTCCAGTGCGATTTCTCGAGCAAGTGCTGCATGCCATGAAAAAGGCCGGTCTTGTCGATAGCACGCGGGGTGCACAGGGGGGCTATCTCCTCCTGCGTGCTCCATCCGAACTATCGGTGGCCGATTTGCTCGAAGCGCTTGATGGACCGGTGTTTCATGACGCCTCACAAAATGGGGCCGGGCAGAATCGGCGCGATACGAGAGAGCAGCTCTTGCTCGGGGCGGTGTGGGAAAAAGTGCATCAAGCCGAACGAAGTGTCCTCTCTGCGATCACGATTGATCAATTAGTCGATCGCCAAAGGGAGCTCGATCAGCAACAGAATCCCATGTATCACATCTAA